gtgggggggggggtcacAGAATTGCAGCAAGGGTGGGGTAGGGGTGCAGTTGGAAGATGAGGGGGTTTGGCCGTTTGGGGAGAGATGAAAGATTGAAGGGGGTGAGTTCGGGTGAGTTAGGGCCAGAGGAGCTTGGTGGGACGAGGTTGCAAGGAGAGGGAGGTGTAAGGGAGGTGAGAGTAAGATCAACAAAGGGAGGGTGTAGGGGTGGGGGCAGGGGTGATCGTAGATTGTAGTAGGAGTAGAGTAAGAGCACGGTTAGAGGAGGAGGGGGATGCATTCCacggaggaggaaggaagaagaataaaagaacttaaccaaaaaataaagaagattgaATGATGTGAAATTATGAATAATAAAACGAAAAATACtaataaacaaagaaagaatgTAAAGTGATTAGAATTGCTTAGGGGGGAGTTTTCATTCACTGACGTGTAAACATGAACAATCGTGttccctctcacaaagagttggaaaagtcataaacccccacccattaattaatgtcttgaaactcccaccctcccacatacacggcttacacagccatGTATGGAAACTTTCCCCAATTGCTTATTAGgttaaaaggagaaaaatttgatcattttaaaaTAGTAGGGAGAAGAAAGCTATCAAACTTCTGACAGGAGAATTTGAGTAAATAGAGTGCAAGTTCCCAGCtgggggtgtcaacgggccgggcTTGGCCataaccctagcccaaccctaggagccttaacctaaactcaagcccagcccgaccctaccAGGGCCAAGCATACTCTCAACTTGTCCCGACACTGGCAAGGTTTTCTAAGCCCCGCCCGGCCCCGATTGACCTTGAATATCATTGTTGATGGCTCATTGAGTAGTGGAATTAACAAAGCCCATCACAACCAACTTTGATACATTATTAAAGTCAACTTATTATATACCCACTTTAATAGAGTATTAAGCACACTTATTATATCCACCACTTTGATACACTATTAAGCCTACTTAATGTAGCCCGTCACAACCCATACATATATACAAAatatagggtcgggttggcccaaCCAAGgtcaaggcctcaacccaggcccggCTCGGCCCTGTTAGGGCCAGGAAAACAGTAAACCCAGCTCGACCCTGACAAGAACATAGGCCTCTCTACCTTGTTCAGGCTTAGGGCGGGTTTTTTTTTGACACCCATATTCCCAACAATTAATGAAGGAATCACTTAAAAAACcatcggtttaaaccgaaatcgaaccgaataccacacttaaatccaaaaccctatatttttttattttattttattttatggtgtTGCTTTTCCTTTTGCAACTGCAATTTTAATGTGTTCCTCTTACTTTATTGATGGGTAAGCTAAAAGATAAAATCTGAAAATGGAGAACtcatttggatttttatttatttattaatatttctggttcttttaaggttttgtgagcATTTTATTTATCCAAATGGAGTGTTTTGAGTAGACAACAAGACAAAACCAATTGACAGCCTACTACAATGGAACTATATTGGGGAACCAAATTAGACTCGTATTGAAAAACCATATTAGAATCGTACTTGAATCGAACTGAAAAGGTTCGTATTCGATTTCCACTTCCTTGGTGTCAGTTAACACCATCAAGCCATggaactaagggtgtcaaacggttcAATTTTgggtattcggttcggttccatgACTCAAGGGTGTGACCCGAAACGAGTCAGTTCTGGGACCACCAATCGAATCCAAACCTgctcggttcggttcgattttagGTATTTGGTTCGGTTCCATGGCTCAAGGGTGTGACCCGAAACGAGTCGATTCTAGGACCAGCAACCGAATCCAAACCTgctcggtttggttcgattACGATTCTACTTCGATTTCCAATTCGGGTCTAATTTGGTTTCGAGTTACGGTTCTAATTCGGTTGCACAATCGAAGAGTTGAAGTTGAAGAGTTGAAAAATGAAactgagaaagaaaaatagagaaaacctgGAAAGCGGAATATGAAAAGTCATTAGGTTAGATGGTTactaaaaatacaaagaaaatttaGAGTTTTTCATTTTCCCCAATGAAAAGTGGCATATAAATTTAATTTTGTTGGatagttaccaaaaaaacaatgaaCGCATAGGAAAGTGGAATATTTAAAGTAATTTGATTAGATATGGTTAACAAAAAACGTAAAAGATATATGGCATTAAGTAGTTTATTTGATTCAGTTTCGGTTCAAACCGATGGGTCTTGGtatgaaaccgaaaccgaattaGAATACCATATACCAGAACCGAAGCCAAATCAAATTAATTCGATTCAATTCGACTTGGTTTCAAGTTCGattttcgatttgattttgacacccttacatggGACTGAACTGAAACCGAAGCGATTGACACCCTTCCTACCAGCCAACCACCCGGcgaacccgacccgaacgaacTGGACCGCTTGCTCACTGGTAGCCTGGTAGGTAAATAGGGAttaggaagagaggagagactCATAACTCCAACCAAGCGTTCCACTGATCAGAGAGGCCACAATCGGGTGTGAGAGGAGGCGCGCGAGCGCGAGAGACTAGAGGGAGGACGACAAGGCGGTGAGGCACGCACCCtcatatatctctctctctctcgtctcgtCTGACGTGAAGAGATGAAGGCTACTTTTAAGGGAAGATACGCCACCGATAAAAGCAGTGCCTCTGCAACTCTCGCCATTAACGCCGGCGATGTCAAAATCCGTGCTTCCATGACCGATGCCACGGTCGTCAATGGTCCCAGTTTAAATGGTCTAGCTCTTTCCCTGGAGAAGCCCGGTTCCTTCATCGTCGATTATAACGTCCCCGAAAAGGTAATTGCTAGACCTGCAACTTGGGGTTTATCAGGGAAGAAAACTAGGGGTTTTCACAACCACGTCAGCGGTTTACATTTtctgtttgtttgttttgtttaccgCGTGCAGGATGTTAGGTTTCAGTTCATGAACTCGATCAAGGTTATGGACAAACCTCTGAAATTAACTTACATTCATGGGCGTGGTGACAACCGGACGATTTTGGATGGCAGTCTTGTCTTCGATTCGGCTAACAAAGTCTCAGCTAATCATGTTTTGGGTTCTGGAAACTGCAAATTGAAGTACACTTACGTGCATGGAGGGGTCAGGACTTTTGAGCCGTGCTACGACTTCGCTAAGAATTCCTGGGACTTTGCGGTGTCGCAGAGGGTTTATGGGGACGATGTGTTGAAGGCTTCGTACCAGACATCGACCAAGGTCATGGGCCTGGAGTGGTACAGAGATTCCAAGGCTAATGGGTCATTCAAGGTACAGAAGTCTACCGTTTCATTATGGAATCATTCATAGCCTGAACTATTTATTCCCTTGTTATTGTTAGTACCAAGAAATGAAATGCCTGAAGTTTTTTTGTGAACCTTGAACTGAAAGCACATGTGAGCATAACTTCAACTCCGATGCAACCGAAATAAAACTTTTTAGGTCTTTGAAGAGGTGCATGGAATCGCAAGCTACTTTATGAATTGATATATTGATTATGACTGGACAGCACAAATGAATACAATTGTTAGCTTGGGAAATTATAGCATCCAAGTCTTTGTTACTGGGTTTAATCTCCCTCCATATTCAGTGGTAAGGAGCTCATCAGTGATTTACACGTCAGTCAGGGCTCCGGTTGTCTTAatgtaaaatattaaaaacatcTCAGAACAAATAGGTGTTCTTTTACGCATGGATAGAAAATAG
The DNA window shown above is from Telopea speciosissima isolate NSW1024214 ecotype Mountain lineage unplaced genomic scaffold, Tspe_v1 Tspe_v1.0885, whole genome shotgun sequence and carries:
- the LOC122648368 gene encoding outer envelope pore protein 24B, chloroplastic-like; the encoded protein is MKATFKGRYATDKSSASATLAINAGDVKIRASMTDATVVNGPSLNGLALSLEKPGSFIVDYNVPEKDVRFQFMNSIKVMDKPLKLTYIHGRGDNRTILDGSLVFDSANKVSANHVLGSGNCKLKYTYVHGGVRTFEPCYDFAKNSWDFAVSQRVYGDDVLKASYQTSTKVMGLEWYRDSKANGSFKVQKSTVSLWNHS